The Coffea arabica cultivar ET-39 chromosome 1e, Coffea Arabica ET-39 HiFi, whole genome shotgun sequence genome has a window encoding:
- the LOC113694190 gene encoding DNA-directed RNA polymerases IV and V subunit 2, whose product MDVPDARKDPGIGSSKDKLSDETLLMDIDDIDFDDFDDMLNSVTLQELGEDFLKKFCKKAATAFFEQYGLISHQINSYNNFVKYGIQQMFDSVGEIVVEPGFDPSKRGDGEWKYASIKFGKVILDKPDFWTGDKFFGDGGKEYLKFLPCHARLQSMTYSARIKVETHVQVYTKKLLASDKAKTGRAVHIENECEKEEKREVIIGRLPVMVRSDLCWMNGVEKDDCEFDHGGYFIIKGAEKTFVAQEQICLTRLWLSCVPCWTVSYRPVARRKRVYLKLVDESKFANLIGGQRVLSVYFVIAEMPVWILFFALGASSDREVVDLIDLNIEDTKIANILTGSIYYADTKFEDADLKCKGGFRKGRNALDYVQMLLNNCKYPPAESVEECISNLLFPNLTGFKQKACFLGYMVKCLLEAYTGRRKVDNRDDFRNKRLELASELLERELKVHLKHVERCMVKAMQRDLYGDRSLQSIEHYLDASIISNGLSRAFSTGAWSHPYKKERVSGVVASLRRTNPLQMTADMRKTRQQVSYIGKVGDARYPHCSHWGKICFLSTPDGENCGLVKNLASLGLVSTKVLEPLIERLLNCGLKQLVDHASSLVHGEHKIFLDGDWIGTCKDSAFFVAELRSKRRNKEIPPQVEIKRDEHHGEIRIFSDAGRVLRPLLVVENLKKIKDLKGENYSFQSLLDKGIIELIGPEEEEDCPTAWAIDYLYTGNRENPSMKYTHCELDMSFLLGLSCGIIPYANHDHARRVLYQSEKHSQQAIGFSTTNPSIRVDTNIHQLYYPQRPLFCTMLSDCLWKPAYPRHRGMLPRPEYYNGQCAIVAVNVHLGYNQEDSLVMNRASLERGMFRSEHIRSYKSDIDEKHNLGKKHKSEDEVKFGKMPSKIGRVDSLDDDGFPFIGASLQTGDIVIGKYSESGADHSVKLKHTERGMVQKVVLSADDDGKNFAVVSLRQVRSPCLGDKFSSMHGQKGVLGFLESQENFPFTAQGIVPDIVINPHAFPSRQTPGQLLEAALAKGIALGGVQKYATPFSALSVDAVTDQLHRLGFSRWGNERVYSGRTGEMIHSMVFMGPTFYQRLIHMAEDKVKFRNTGPVHPLTRQPVADRKRFGGIKFGEMERDCLIAHGAASNLHERLFTLSDSSEMHICRKCKSMANVIQRSVFGGRKIRGPFCRFCESAEDIVKVNVPYGAKLLSQELFSMGISLKFDAELC is encoded by the exons ATGGATGTGCCTGACGCCAGAAAAGATCCAGGAATTGGGAGCAGCAAAGATAAGTTATCAGACGAAACTTTACTGATGGATATTGATGACATTGACTTTGATGATTTCGATGATATGCTGAATTCTGTCACCCTACAAGAATTGGGTGAAgattttttgaagaaattttgcaAGAAGGCAGCAACTGCCTTCTTTGAACAGTATGGTCTAATTAGTCATCAGATTAATTCATACAACAATTTTGTCAAGTATGGGATCCAACAAATGTTTGACTCTGTTGGAGAGATTGTGGTTGAGCCAGGGTTTGACCCTTCCAAGAGAGGTGACGGCGAATGGAAATATGCCTCCATAAAGTTTGGCAAGGTCATCCTTGATAAGCCAGACTTTTGGACAGGCGACAAGTTCTTTGGAGATGGTGGAAAAGAGTACCTGAAGTTTCTTCCTTGTCATGCTAGGCTTCAGAGCATGACTTATTCCGCTAGGATAAAAGTGGAGACTCATGTTCAG GTTTACACCAAGAAGCTTCTAGCAAGTGACAAGGCAAAAACTGGAAGGGCAGTACATAtagagaatgagtgtgagaaggaggagaagagagaggtCATAATAGGGAGGCTTCCTGTTATGGTGAGATCCGACTTATGTTGGATGAATGGAGTTGAAAAGGATGATTGCGAATTTGACCATGGTGGTTACTTTATTATAAAGGGTGCTGAAAAG aCATTTGTTGCACAGGAGCAAATTTGCTTGACAAGACTTTGGCTCTCATGTGTCCCGTGCTGGACTGTTTCTTACCGTCCggttgcaagaaggaagagagTCTATCTGAAGCTAGTTGATGAATCAAAATTTGCAAATCTCATCGGAGGACAAAGGGTTCTTTCTGTTTATTTTGTCATTGCCGAAATGCCTGTATGGATACTATTTTTCGCCCTTGGTGCATCTTCTGATAGAGAGGTGGTAGATTTGATTGATCTGAACATTGAAGACACCAAGATTGCTAATATACTAACTGGCTCGATTTATTATGCTGATACTAAATTTGAGGATGCTGATCTTAAATGTAAAGGAGGCTTCCGTAAAGGCAGGAATGCTCTAGACTATGTTCAGATGCTTCTGAATAACTGCAAATACCCTCCTGCTGAGTCCGTGGAAGAATGCATCAGCAATctactgtttccaaatttaactGGATTCAAACAGAAAGCCTGCTTCCTTGGGTATATGGTGAAGTGTCTGTTGGAAGCCTATACTGGGCGAAGAAAAGTTGACAACCGGGATGACTTCAGAAACAAGAGATTGGAGTTGGCTTCTGAGCTACTGGAGAGGGAGCTGAAAGTACACCTCAAGCATGTTGAGAGGTGTATGGTTAAGGCTATGCAAAGAGATCTCTATGGAGATCGTAGCCTGCAGAGCATTGAACATTATCTGGATgcatcaatcatttcaaatgGTCTCTCAAGGGCATTTTCAACGGGAGCATGGTCCCATCCTTATAAGAAGGAAAGGGTTTCTGGAGTTGTAGCATCCCTTCGGCGAACAAATCCATTGCAGATGACTGCTGACATGAGGAAAACACGGCAGCAGGTTTCATACATCGGAAAAGTTGGTGATGCTAGATATCC GCACTGTTCACACTGGGGAAAGATATGCTTCCTCTCTACTCCAGATGGAGAAAATTGTGGGTTGGTTAAAAACTTGGCCAGCTTGGGTCTTGTCAGCACAAAAGTGTTGGAACCTCTTATTGAAAGATTGCTCAATTGTGGTCTGAAACAATTGGTAGATCATGCTTCATCATTGGTACATGGAGAGCACAAGATATTTTTGGATGGGGATTGGATTGGAACATGCAAGGATTCTGCTTTTTTTGTAGCAGAATTAAGGAGTAAGCGTCGGAACAAGGAGATCCCACCACAG gTGGAAATTAAAAGAGATGAACATCATGGAGAAATTCGTATATTTTCTGATGCTGGAAGGGTTCTTCGTCCTCTCCTAGTAGTTGAGAATCTGAAAAAGATCAAAGATTTGAAAGGGGAAAACTATTCATTTCAGTCTCTTTTGGACAAAGGAATAATTGAACTTATTGGAcctgaagaggaagaagattgTCCAACTGCTTGGGCAATTGACTATCTGTATACTGGAAACAGAGAGAACCCTTCCATGAAATACACACATTGTGAACTGGACATGTCATTTTTACTTGGTCTAAGCTGTGGAATAATCCCATATGCAAACCACGATCACGCACGAAGGGTCCTGTACCAATCTGAGAAGCACTCTCAGCAGGCCATTGGGTTTTCCACCACAAACCCAAGTATCAGGGTTGATACAAATATTCATCAATTGTATTATCCCCAGAGGCCATTGTTCTGTACAATGCTTTCAGATTGTCTGTGGAAGCCTGCCTATCCTCGTCATAGAGGAATGTTGCCACGACCTGAATACTATAATGGACAATGTGCTATAGTGGCAGTCAATGTTCACCTTGGTTACAATCAGGAGGATTCCTTGGTGATGAATCGTGCTTCACTAGAGCGTGGCATGTTCCGCTCCGAGCATATAAGAAGCTACAAGTCAGACATAGATGAGAAGCATAACTTAGGAAAGAAGCATAAGTCTGAGGACGAGGTAAAGTTTGGAAAGATGCCAAGTAAAATCGGGCGCGTTGACAGCCTTGATGATGATGGTTTCCCATTCATCGGTGCTAGCCTTCAAACTGGTGATATAGTCATCGGTAAGTATTCAGAATCTGGGGCTGATCATAGTGTGAAACTGAAGCACACTGAAAGAGGCATGGTTCAGAAGGTTGTACTGTCAGCTGATGATGATGGCAAGAACTTTGCTGTGGTATCTCTGAGGCAG GTTCGTTCTCCATGTCTGGGTGACAAATTTTCAAGCATGCATGGACAGAAGGGTGTTCTGGGTTTCCTGGAATCCCAGGAGAATTTTCCGTTTACTGCACAAGGGATAGTTCCAGATATTGTGATTAATCCACATGCATTTCCTTCAAGGCAAACTCCTGGACAACTGTTAGAGGCTGCTTTGGCTAAGGGAATTGCTCTAGGAGGTGTGCAGAAATATGCCACACCTTTTTCTGCTTTATCTGTTGATGCTGTAACAGACCAACTCCACAG GCTTGGATTTTCAAGGTGGGGAAATGAAAGAGTGTACAGTGGTCGAACAGGTGAAATGATTCATTCCATGGTTTTCATGGGTCCAACGTTCTATCAGCGCCTTATTCATATGGCTGAAGATAAAGTCAAATTTCGAAATACTGGACCCGTCCATCCACTCACTCGTCAGCCGGTGGCAGACAGGAAGCGatttggtgggataaaatttgGTGAGATGGAGCGAGATTGCCTTATAGCCCATGGTGCTGCATCCAATCTGCATGAACGCCTCTTCACTCTCAGCGATTCCTCAGAGATGCATATCTGTCGCAAATGCAAGAGTATGGCAAACGTAATCCA